A window of Ignavibacteriales bacterium contains these coding sequences:
- the apbC gene encoding iron-sulfur cluster carrier protein ApbC, with protein sequence MLTKESILNTLRKVNDPDLHKDIVTLGMVKEINIIGDNVSVTVELTTPACPLKEKIEQDCVNAIKKENPSVGKISITMNAKVQHSTNQRMSEILPGVKNTIAVASGKGGVGKSTVAVNLAVALALEGAKVGLIDADIYGPSVPMMLGINGKPKIFQDTATAKMVPLENYGVKVMSIGFLIDDDAPVIWRGPMASGAIKQFMSDVHWDELDYLIFDLPPGTGDIQLTLVQTIPLSGAVVVTTPQDVSIIDVKKALKMFQRVNVPILGIVENMSYFIAPDTGKRYDIFGTGGGKKLAEELSIPLLGSIPINQETREGGDKGKPVVFDKPNSEQSKKFLEISRNMAAEISKNNYSSTSPKIEISLNDEN encoded by the coding sequence ATGTTAACTAAAGAATCAATCTTGAATACATTGAGAAAAGTAAACGATCCGGATTTGCATAAAGATATTGTTACTCTTGGAATGGTAAAAGAAATAAATATAATTGGAGATAACGTTTCTGTAACTGTTGAATTAACAACTCCCGCATGCCCGCTTAAAGAAAAAATAGAACAAGATTGTGTTAATGCAATCAAAAAAGAAAACCCTTCGGTAGGAAAAATCTCAATCACAATGAATGCAAAAGTCCAACATAGCACGAACCAAAGAATGAGTGAGATTTTACCCGGAGTAAAAAATACAATTGCTGTTGCAAGCGGAAAAGGTGGTGTTGGAAAAAGTACAGTTGCTGTAAATCTTGCCGTAGCTCTTGCACTGGAAGGCGCTAAAGTCGGATTGATTGATGCAGATATTTATGGGCCAAGCGTTCCAATGATGCTGGGAATAAATGGTAAACCAAAAATTTTTCAAGATACTGCTACTGCAAAAATGGTTCCTCTTGAAAATTATGGTGTAAAAGTAATGTCTATTGGATTCTTAATTGATGATGATGCACCGGTAATTTGGCGGGGGCCAATGGCAAGCGGAGCTATAAAACAATTTATGAGTGATGTACATTGGGATGAACTCGACTACTTGATTTTTGATTTACCTCCGGGAACTGGTGATATTCAACTTACACTTGTGCAAACAATTCCCCTATCTGGTGCTGTTGTTGTTACTACTCCGCAAGATGTTTCTATTATTGATGTAAAAAAAGCTTTAAAAATGTTTCAACGTGTTAATGTTCCTATACTTGGCATTGTAGAAAATATGAGTTATTTTATTGCACCCGATACAGGCAAACGATATGATATTTTTGGAACCGGCGGCGGGAAAAAACTTGCTGAAGAATTATCTATTCCGTTACTTGGTTCAATCCCGATCAATCAAGAAACTCGTGAGGGTGGCGATAAAGGTAAACCGGTTGTTTTTGATAAACCGAATTCTGAACAATCTAAAAAGTTTTTAGAGATCAGCAGAAACATGGCGGCTGAAATTAGTAAAAATAATTACTCATCCACTTCACCAAAAATTGAAATATCTTTGAATGATGAAAATTAA
- a CDS encoding Nramp family divalent metal transporter, with product MNQIKNTSKENNLDQLENSVSVKKRGWFRRLFAFAGPAYLVSIGYMDPGNWATDLEGGARFGYTLIWVLLMSNLMAILLQTLSARLGIVTGYDLAQGCRKEYSKRLSFFLWILAEIAIAACDLAEVLGTIIGLNLLFGLPLMWGCLVTAFDTFLLLAIQRLGVRKMEAFIVMLISTIGISFIIEIFFAQPNWGGIVSGFIPHLDAGALFIAIGIIGATVMPHNLYLHSSLVQTRAISNTHTGKAEACKFNLIDSAIALNGAFFVNAAILIMAAAVFYSRGIVVTEIQQAHHLLQPILGTHIAPIVFGIALIAAGQSSTLTGTISGQIVMEGFLNLKISPWLRRIMTRGLALAPAVIIIALSGNQGTFKLLIFSQVILSLQLPFAIVPLIHFTSDKNKMGNFSNPLWVKLLAWLVAVIIIVLNFKLIFDAFSEWIGGGLWWLIILVPVLLIILGVLIYIIFAPFIKTSAPWELGVTTSSKDIASRIQTKKYKNIGVAIEHGDGDAVVISEALTLAKLHNAKLSLIHIVDTAGAMIHGSEEESLHSREDHAYIEELAREIEGHGLPVETTIRYGNPSEEIVKSVEEEGYDFLVLGSHGHQTFGDLFFGQTVESVRHSIKIPIMVVRTSRDNRERPQRIK from the coding sequence ATGAATCAAATAAAGAACACTTCAAAAGAAAATAATTTAGATCAACTCGAAAATTCCGTATCAGTAAAAAAACGCGGATGGTTCCGGCGGCTCTTTGCATTTGCCGGTCCAGCATATTTAGTAAGTATTGGATATATGGACCCGGGCAACTGGGCAACAGATTTAGAAGGAGGCGCACGGTTTGGATATACGCTGATTTGGGTTTTGTTAATGTCTAACTTGATGGCAATTTTACTCCAAACTTTATCTGCACGTTTAGGAATTGTTACCGGTTATGATCTTGCCCAAGGATGCAGAAAAGAATATTCGAAAAGATTGAGCTTCTTTCTGTGGATACTTGCAGAGATAGCAATTGCCGCATGCGATCTTGCCGAAGTGCTTGGAACAATAATTGGATTGAATTTACTTTTTGGATTACCACTTATGTGGGGATGTTTGGTTACGGCATTCGATACATTTTTACTTTTAGCAATTCAACGGCTTGGTGTTCGGAAGATGGAAGCGTTTATTGTTATGTTGATTTCTACAATAGGAATCAGTTTCATTATTGAAATATTTTTTGCTCAGCCAAATTGGGGAGGAATAGTTTCGGGATTTATTCCTCATCTTGATGCCGGCGCATTATTTATTGCAATAGGAATTATTGGCGCTACGGTAATGCCTCACAATTTGTATTTGCACTCATCTTTAGTCCAAACTCGTGCAATTTCAAACACTCACACCGGAAAAGCGGAAGCTTGTAAATTCAATTTGATTGATTCTGCAATTGCATTAAACGGAGCTTTTTTTGTTAACGCTGCAATCTTGATAATGGCTGCCGCAGTTTTTTATAGTCGGGGCATTGTTGTTACTGAAATTCAGCAAGCACATCATTTGCTTCAACCAATTCTAGGAACTCATATAGCACCAATTGTTTTTGGCATAGCACTCATTGCTGCGGGGCAGAGTTCAACACTTACCGGAACAATTTCCGGACAGATAGTAATGGAAGGTTTTCTGAATCTTAAAATTAGTCCTTGGTTAAGACGAATAATGACTCGCGGATTAGCACTTGCACCAGCTGTTATTATAATTGCGCTATCAGGTAATCAAGGCACTTTTAAGTTGTTAATATTTTCTCAAGTCATTCTTAGTTTGCAATTACCGTTTGCAATTGTTCCACTTATACATTTTACTTCCGATAAAAATAAAATGGGGAATTTTTCAAATCCGCTGTGGGTAAAACTTCTGGCTTGGTTAGTTGCTGTTATCATTATAGTGTTGAATTTCAAATTGATCTTTGATGCATTTTCCGAATGGATTGGCGGTGGTCTATGGTGGTTGATTATTCTTGTGCCTGTATTGTTAATTATTTTAGGAGTGTTGATTTATATAATTTTCGCTCCATTTATTAAAACCAGTGCACCGTGGGAATTGGGTGTTACAACAAGCAGTAAAGATATAGCTTCACGTATCCAAACAAAAAAATATAAAAACATTGGTGTAGCAATCGAACATGGTGATGGTGATGCTGTTGTAATTTCTGAAGCGCTAACATTAGCTAAACTTCACAATGCGAAATTAAGTCTCATTCATATCGTGGATACAGCCGGAGCTATGATACACGGTTCGGAAGAAGAAAGTCTTCATAGCAGGGAAGATCACGCCTATATTGAAGAGCTTGCAAGAGAGATCGAAGGACATGGGTTGCCGGTTGAAACAACGATCCGTTATGGAAATCCATCTGAAGAAATTGTTAAATCAGTTGAAGAAGAAGGTTATGATTTTCTTGTGTTAGGTTCTCACGGACATCAGACTTTTGGAGATCTATTTTTTGGACAAACTGTTGAAAGTGTGCGACATTCAATAAAAATTCCAATCATGGTTGTAAGAACGAGCCGTGATAATCGTGAGCGACCGCAAAGAATTAAGTAA
- a CDS encoding NifU family protein yields the protein MNEVLHEKVEKALQTIRPYLKADGGDVVLVQVTNEGIVEVRLTGACSDCPMSQMTLRAGVERALIREVPGIRRVEAVN from the coding sequence ATGAACGAAGTTCTTCACGAGAAAGTTGAAAAAGCTTTGCAGACAATTAGACCTTATCTTAAAGCTGATGGCGGTGATGTGGTGCTTGTACAAGTAACCAATGAAGGTATTGTGGAAGTTAGACTTACCGGAGCTTGCAGCGATTGTCCTATGTCTCAGATGACATTACGTGCCGGTGTTGAACGCGCACTTATAAGAGAAGTTCCGGGAATAAGAAGAGTTGAAGCTGTCAATTGA